The Planctomycetia bacterium genome includes a region encoding these proteins:
- a CDS encoding TIGR03067 domain-containing protein, whose product MYRSFAVALFALLAFTVAPLTADDKAADKPEDVNKADLEKLQGVWIVAKGEAGGQEVPKEFLTSIVLTFEGEKYTVEGTPDGKQSGEVKIDATKEIKEMTVEPKEGSNAGMATKTIYKFDEEKLVVCYDLSNAGFPKEFKSAEGEPYMLITYERKKEAEKK is encoded by the coding sequence ATGTACCGTTCTTTCGCAGTCGCGCTATTCGCCCTGCTGGCATTCACCGTCGCGCCGCTGACCGCTGATGACAAGGCCGCCGACAAGCCGGAAGACGTTAACAAGGCGGACCTGGAAAAGCTCCAGGGCGTGTGGATCGTCGCCAAGGGCGAGGCCGGCGGGCAGGAAGTGCCCAAGGAATTCCTGACGTCGATCGTGCTGACTTTTGAAGGCGAGAAGTACACCGTCGAAGGCACGCCGGATGGCAAGCAGTCGGGCGAAGTGAAAATCGACGCTACGAAGGAAATCAAGGAAATGACGGTCGAGCCGAAAGAAGGCTCGAACGCCGGCATGGCGACCAAGACGATCTACAAGTTCGACGAGGAAAAGCTGGTCGTCTGCTACGACCTCTCGAACGCCGGCTTTCCCAAGGAATTCAAGTCCGCGGAAGGCGAGCCGTACATGTTGATCACGTACGAGCGTAAGAAAGAAGCAGAGAAGAAATAG